The Sporosarcina sp. ANT_H38 genome has a window encoding:
- a CDS encoding replication initiation protein encodes MKENYVVTQGNNLIEARHRKPLNAREQKIILTMVSMINPTDEDFTEYVISIKDFHEMLGLQGREKYTEIKMVVENLMSKVIEIPREDGGWLLTHWVSTAEYMQGKGAIRLKFVPELKPYMLQLKNQFTSYRLSNILSLNSTYSIRLYELMKKWQHLGKWDFSVEELRSKLGVGEKKYPRYANFKARVLMTAIIEVNEKTDLYISINENKNGRSVERIGFIIQHSVEKEIKLPEQKQKPKQPEKVFENEDVRTRLNALAEGYIIDQFYFAQMYQGASFIWNDDAEKELSMLIHYVNEEESVKNPLGFIKKKLQDCAQLFQEGLPITFANLQSTKRKSGREEKVPDWFNKRENTADVRTEDEKKAFEEERRKLLEELGMQDSQ; translated from the coding sequence ATGAAAGAAAATTACGTTGTTACACAAGGAAATAATTTAATTGAAGCCAGACATAGGAAACCTTTAAATGCTCGGGAGCAAAAAATTATTCTTACAATGGTGTCTATGATTAATCCAACTGATGAGGATTTCACAGAATATGTAATTTCTATAAAAGATTTTCATGAAATGCTCGGTTTACAAGGGAGAGAAAAATATACAGAAATTAAAATGGTGGTAGAAAATTTAATGTCTAAAGTAATTGAAATTCCTCGTGAAGATGGGGGGTGGTTACTAACGCACTGGGTTTCAACTGCTGAATACATGCAAGGAAAAGGTGCAATACGACTCAAATTTGTTCCAGAGTTAAAGCCATATATGTTGCAGTTAAAGAATCAGTTTACGTCATACCGATTAAGCAATATTTTATCCCTTAATAGCACCTATTCTATTCGGTTATATGAACTCATGAAAAAATGGCAACATCTAGGCAAATGGGATTTTTCTGTTGAAGAATTAAGAAGTAAATTAGGAGTTGGTGAAAAAAAATATCCGAGATACGCTAATTTTAAAGCTCGTGTTTTGATGACAGCCATTATAGAAGTAAATGAAAAAACAGACCTCTACATAAGTATTAATGAAAATAAAAATGGACGCAGCGTGGAGCGTATTGGGTTTATAATCCAACACTCGGTCGAAAAAGAAATCAAACTACCCGAACAAAAACAGAAACCTAAACAGCCAGAAAAAGTATTCGAAAATGAAGATGTACGAACTCGTTTGAATGCATTAGCAGAGGGTTATATAATTGATCAATTTTACTTCGCTCAAATGTATCAGGGAGCATCATTTATTTGGAATGATGATGCTGAAAAAGAATTGAGCATGCTCATTCATTATGTGAACGAAGAAGAAAGCGTAAAAAATCCTCTAGGATTTATCAAAAAGAAGTTGCAAGATTGTGCTCAACTTTTTCAAGAAGGATTGCCTATTACGTTCGCCAATTTACAATCAACCAAACGAAAATCGGGACGGGAAGAAAAAGTTCCTGATTGGTTTAATAAAAGAGAAAACACGGCTGACGTACGTACGGAAGATGAAAAAAAAGCATTTGAGGAAGAACGACGAAAATTACTGGAGGAGTTGGGGATGCAGGATAGCCAATGA
- a CDS encoding DUF3967 domain-containing protein — MNKDVEWLTVLAVEKQTNIPNATIRRYIRNHGHHLNVQKKGKSYFIASESISIILTIRKHYDDGKSLEQVEKALVDTDNPVTITMNDDGEQMTVNVGEALQDMNKAIHEQNKVIQSLVEHMQKQQEYIDTKLEERDRKLMTAIRENQESRKQMAATVQEKEIITPTENKKWYQFWK, encoded by the coding sequence ATGAACAAAGACGTTGAATGGCTAACTGTATTAGCGGTTGAGAAACAAACAAACATACCAAACGCAACCATTCGTAGGTACATTAGGAATCACGGACACCACCTAAATGTTCAAAAGAAGGGAAAAAGCTATTTTATAGCTTCTGAGTCGATTTCAATTATCCTTACTATTAGGAAACACTATGATGACGGAAAGAGTTTGGAGCAAGTCGAAAAAGCCTTGGTAGATACAGACAACCCTGTGACTATAACCATGAACGATGATGGTGAACAGATGACTGTGAATGTCGGAGAAGCCTTACAGGACATGAATAAAGCCATCCACGAACAAAACAAAGTCATTCAGTCATTGGTTGAACACATGCAGAAACAACAAGAGTATATAGATACTAAATTAGAAGAACGAGACAGAAAGTTAATGACAGCCATAAGAGAAAACCAAGAAAGTAGAAAACAAATGGCTGCAACTGTTCAAGAAAAAGAAATAATAACCCCTACTGAGAATAAAAAATGGTATCAGTTTTGGAAATAA